The Lentisphaerota bacterium genome includes a window with the following:
- the rfbD gene encoding dTDP-4-dehydrorhamnose reductase has protein sequence MNESRPRAEQAAVWVVGCLGMLGRELKEMLVSAGFPCVGTDRECDMGDASALRTFAAGRRIGWIVNAAAYTAVDRAEDEPDEARRLNARGAANCAMIATACGARLIHLSTDYVFDGTGRRPYAEDDPVSPIGVYAQTKAEGERLVLEACPGAIILRTAWLYGRHGGNFVHTMLRLMRERDSIQVVADQFGTPTRVRSLCAVILALITRFSDASGIYHVTDGGETTWHEFASAIAEEGRRLGLIPGTCRIEPCATEAYPTRARRPAYSVLSKAKITALLGVAPTPWREALVEYLKGMQATTADSIAKQP, from the coding sequence ATGAATGAAAGCCGTCCGCGTGCCGAACAGGCGGCGGTGTGGGTGGTCGGCTGCCTGGGGATGCTGGGGCGCGAGCTGAAGGAGATGCTGGTCTCCGCCGGCTTCCCCTGCGTGGGGACAGACCGCGAGTGCGACATGGGCGATGCGTCAGCGCTGCGGACGTTTGCGGCGGGGCGTCGGATCGGATGGATCGTGAACGCCGCCGCCTACACGGCGGTTGACCGGGCGGAGGATGAACCCGATGAGGCGCGGCGTCTCAATGCCCGGGGCGCGGCCAACTGTGCGATGATCGCAACCGCTTGCGGAGCGCGGCTGATCCACCTCTCGACGGACTATGTCTTTGACGGGACGGGGCGCCGACCCTATGCCGAGGATGATCCGGTTTCCCCGATCGGCGTGTATGCGCAGACCAAGGCGGAAGGGGAGCGGCTGGTTCTCGAGGCTTGCCCCGGCGCGATCATTCTGCGAACCGCGTGGCTCTACGGGCGCCACGGCGGCAACTTCGTTCATACGATGCTGCGCCTGATGCGGGAGCGGGACAGCATCCAGGTGGTCGCAGACCAGTTCGGCACGCCCACCCGCGTCAGGTCGCTCTGCGCCGTGATTCTGGCGCTGATCACCCGTTTTTCAGACGCCTCCGGGATCTACCATGTCACCGACGGCGGCGAGACGACCTGGCATGAGTTTGCCTCGGCTATCGCCGAGGAGGGGCGGCGGCTGGGTCTGATCCCGGGCACCTGCCGCATCGAGCCGTGCGCTACCGAGGCGTATCCCACGCGCGCGCGGCGCCCGGCGTATTCGGTCCTATCCAAGGCCAAGATCACCGCGCTGCTCGGCGTTGCGCCAACGCCGTGGCGGGAGGCGTTGGTAGAATACCTGAAGGGGATGCAGGCGACAACGGCAGACTCAATCGCGAAGCAGCCGTGA
- a CDS encoding class I SAM-dependent methyltransferase produces MKALDRFIQNRRIAKVRPYLPPGSRVLDIGCADGVLFRRIPGLGEYVGLDSALMEPVDRPRFRLIRGPFPDALPNHEPFDAIILLAVIEHIPPDQLDRLARACAAHLKPGGHLVITVPSALVDRILDLLRFLRLIDGIALEEHHGFSASQTPAIFAGLNLDLMKHQRFQLGLNNLFVFRRRVSP; encoded by the coding sequence ATGAAGGCGTTGGACCGTTTTATTCAAAACAGGCGCATTGCAAAGGTGCGTCCGTATCTGCCACCGGGCAGCCGCGTCTTGGATATTGGCTGCGCCGACGGTGTTTTGTTCCGCCGTATTCCGGGCCTCGGTGAGTATGTGGGGCTGGATAGCGCCCTGATGGAACCGGTTGATCGTCCTCGGTTCCGTCTGATCCGCGGACCCTTTCCCGACGCGCTTCCGAACCATGAGCCGTTCGATGCCATCATCCTCCTGGCGGTGATCGAGCATATCCCGCCGGATCAGCTTGATCGTCTGGCGCGTGCGTGCGCCGCCCATCTCAAGCCCGGCGGTCATCTGGTGATCACCGTGCCGTCGGCCCTGGTGGACCGGATCCTCGACCTGCTGCGGTTTCTGCGTCTGATCGATGGCATCGCCCTGGAGGAACATCACGGGTTCTCGGCCAGCCAAACGCCGGCGATTTTCGCGGGCCTCAACTTGGACCTGATGAAGCACCAGCGTTTTCAGTTGGGGCTCAACAATCTGTTCGTGTTCCGCAGGAGGGTGTCGCCGTGA
- a CDS encoding glycosyltransferase family 2 protein, translating to MITETSTDGVELTIVMPCLNEALTLERCIRKAKSFLATSGVRGEIVIGDNGSIDGSQDIARRQGARVVDVPIRGYGAAVQAASLSARGRFIIMGDSDDSYDFENLMPFVAKLREGYDLVMGNRFTGCIQPGAMPWKNRMIGNPVLSGIGRLFFRTAARDLHCGIRGYSLEALKRMDLRTTGMEFASEMVIKAALLGMRMIEVPATLAKDGRDRPPHLRPWRDGWRHLRFMLLYSPRWLFLYPGAACMLAGLVVGLSLLRGPIQVGRVTLDVHTLFFAGIAVLIGYQAILFATFSKIFAANSGLIPQNRLLDRLFDYFTLEVGLAVGGALLAMGLTGSAYSFMLWNRQRFGEMDPHHLLRVIIPSGVCLAVGIQTILSSFFLSVLGLGMNTQRKG from the coding sequence ATGATCACCGAAACGTCCACCGACGGGGTCGAGCTAACCATCGTGATGCCATGCCTGAACGAGGCGTTGACGCTGGAACGCTGCATCCGCAAGGCGAAATCGTTTCTGGCAACTTCAGGCGTGCGCGGGGAAATCGTCATTGGTGACAACGGCTCAATCGACGGGTCTCAGGACATTGCCCGACGCCAGGGTGCCCGGGTGGTTGACGTGCCGATCCGCGGCTATGGGGCGGCCGTGCAGGCGGCCAGCCTCTCCGCCCGCGGGCGGTTCATCATCATGGGCGATTCCGACGACAGCTACGATTTCGAAAACCTCATGCCTTTTGTGGCAAAACTGCGCGAAGGCTACGACTTGGTGATGGGCAACCGGTTCACCGGCTGCATCCAACCTGGCGCCATGCCGTGGAAGAACCGGATGATCGGCAACCCGGTGCTGTCCGGTATCGGCCGCTTGTTCTTCCGCACCGCCGCGCGGGATCTTCACTGCGGCATCCGCGGCTACTCGCTGGAGGCCCTCAAGCGGATGGACCTGCGGACGACCGGGATGGAGTTCGCCTCTGAAATGGTGATCAAGGCCGCGCTTCTCGGCATGCGGATGATCGAGGTGCCCGCCACGCTGGCGAAAGATGGGCGTGATCGTCCGCCGCACCTGCGGCCGTGGCGCGATGGCTGGCGGCATTTACGTTTCATGCTGCTCTACAGCCCGCGGTGGCTGTTCCTTTATCCGGGTGCGGCGTGTATGCTGGCCGGACTGGTGGTCGGCCTAAGCTTGTTGCGAGGGCCCATCCAGGTGGGTCGCGTGACGCTGGATGTTCACACGCTTTTCTTCGCCGGCATCGCGGTGTTGATCGGCTACCAAGCGATCTTGTTTGCCACGTTCAGCAAAATCTTTGCCGCCAACTCAGGATTGATTCCGCAAAACCGGTTGCTAGACCGCCTCTTCGATTATTTCACCCTTGAGGTCGGTCTGGCCGTCGGCGGGGCGTTGCTGGCGATGGGGCTGACCGGCTCGGCCTACAGCTTCATGCTCTGGAATCGACAGCGCTTTGGTGAGATGGACCCACACCATCTTCTCCGGGTGATAATTCCGTCCGGGGTCTGCCTCGCCGTGGGCATTCAGACCATCCTGTCCAGTTTTTTCCTCAGCGTGCTGGGGCTGGGAATGAACACCCAGCGAAAGGGCTGA